One segment of Alnus glutinosa chromosome 2, dhAlnGlut1.1, whole genome shotgun sequence DNA contains the following:
- the LOC133861460 gene encoding persulfide dioxygenase ETHE1 homolog, mitochondrial yields the protein MLRITLLRVSLPRSLPSTLFNLPHLRTKLRPQAMASASFTTSSQPSSNKLLFRQLFEKESSTYTYLLADVSHPEKPALLIDPVDKTVERDLSLVKELGLKLIYAMNTHVHADHVTGTGLMKNKVPGLKSIISKASNSKADLLIEAGDKIKFGDLFLEVRATPGHTLGCVTYVTGEGPDQPQPRMAFTGDALLIRGCGRTDFQGGSSHQLYESVHSQIFTLPKDTLIYPAHDYKGFTVSTVGEEMLYNPRLTKDEETFKNIMENLNLSYPKMIDIAVPANMVCGLQDISAKPVEATSN from the exons ATGCTTCGGATCACTCTACTTCGCGTCTCTCTCCCTCGCTCTCTTCCTTCTACTCTCTTCAATCTCCCTCACCTTCGCACCAAGCTCAGGCCCCAAGCCATGGCCTCCGCATCTTTCACGACTTCGTCTCAGCCCAGCTCCAACAAGCTCCTCTTTCGCCAGCTGTTTGAGAAGGAGTCTTCCACCTACACCTACTTGCTTGCCGACGTGTCTCACCCTGAAAAGCCTGCTCtg TTGATTGACCCAGTTGATAAGACAGTGGAGAGGGACCTGTCCCTTGTAAAAGAGCTAGGACTGAAGCTAATTTATGCTATGAACACCCATGTCCATGCTGACCATGTAACTGGTACTGGCCTAATGAAG AATAAGGTTCCTGGACTGAAATCTATCATTTCAAAAGCGAGCAATTCGAAAGCTGATCTTCTGATTGAAGCCGGAGATAAAATCAAATTTGGTGATCTGTTTTTGGAG GTTCGAGCTACTCCTGGCCATACATTAGGTTGTGTTACCTACGTTACTGGAGAGGGGCCTGATCAGCCTCAACCAAGGATGGCTTTCACAGGGGATGCCTTACTGATACGTGGATGTGGGAGAACTGATTTTCAG GGTGGGAGTTCACATCAACTCTACGAGTCAGTGCATTCACAG ATTTTCACATTGCCCAAGGACACGCTGATCTATCCTGCCCATGATTACAAAGGATTTACT GTTAGCACTGTAGGGGAGGAGATGCTTTATAATCCTAGGCTCACAAAAGATGAG GAAACCTTCAAAAATATTATGGAAA ATCTTAACCTCTCCTACCCAAAAATGATTGACATTGCTGTCCCTGCAAATATGGTTTGTGGTTTGCAAGATATCTCTGCGAAGCCTGTTGAAGCAACTTCAAACTAG